The Neomonachus schauinslandi chromosome 13, ASM220157v2, whole genome shotgun sequence DNA segment cctgccccccccacaacTCGTTACCTACTTCttataataccatttttttttttttaactcatcagGTATGTTTTCATATCATTTCAAGTGATTTAAGAATCCCCTTTATGTGAAACTTTGCAATGAgaatatagttttattatatatcttatagaagtaaatacttttaaaagtattttctaaaaaagGTTATGCCTATTAACAAAATTGTGGAGGTTCTAACTGAAaccatcaatatttatttatttatttatttaaaagattttatttatttatttgccagagagagagagagtacaagcagggggagtggcaggcacagggagaagcaggctccctgttaagcaaggagcctgatgcaggactcgatcccaggaccctgagatcatgacctgagccgaaggctcatctgagtcacccaggcgcccctgaaaccattaatatttaaacattaaattagaaatgataaaatttttaagtccTTTAAGCTTTAGTCTAAAATACTTTGGAAATCAGGCAGCTTATCAGTGGACAATATGAGGAATAACTTGAACGAAGCTATCTTTATTGTACATGAACCATCTgatgaaaaaaaaccctgaaatctacaaaactgaaatattttacaatattggTGAGTAGGAAAGATTAAAGCAATTTCTAGTTCtcaaaaatatattgttataacCAAAGAATAACTGACATGGTAAGAGAATTTGCTTAAATGATTTAtcataaaattacctttttttgtgtgtgagatcATCTCTCCAAATTTTATTAGTCCAGAATGCAAAGTAAAAAATCTCACTTTTatagaatgctttaaaaatagttcCAATAAAATATCTGTAAGTCATACTTCTAagagattacataaaataatgcAAACCCTGGCTTATGATTTTAACAAAAACAATCCAGCCTCTTATACTCTTAATGACAGAATAAGTAAATCATTAGCTAAGTCATGGTTATCTCTCATTCCCTTGTTTATTCAAAGTTGCAACATCACACTCCACACGTTTATAAAACCAAATATTCGTCATCggcttaaattttaaagaaaatcacacACATGCACTAACAGACACAAATGAGATCTGTCTTAAAAACTATGCtattttggggtgcttgggtggctcagtcagttaagcgtctgcctttggctcaggtcactatcccagggtcctgagatcgagccccacatccagctccctgttcacaggaggcctgcttctcgctctctccctgcttgtgcgctctctcactctctctctcaaataaataaatctttttttttttaaagattttatttatttattttgagagagagagacatagcgagagagggcacacaagcagggggagtgggacagggagaagcaggctccccgccgagcagggagcccagatgcggggctcgatcccaggaccctgggatcatgacctgagctgaaggcagacgcttataaaatcttaaaaataaataaataaataaaatcacttgaaaaaaaaaaaactacgctacttttaaaaatttaaaattacaatctAGAGCTTAAGTCTTAATAGGTATATATTGGTAAATATAATGTCTATTAAGTACTTCAAAATGTGTTATAAAAactacttcctttttttatataAGACAATTTTAGTCAACCATCATAATAGATGTGCAAAATAATTCCCAATTATGATTTACCTTGTCCTAAGAGCAAGCCAAGCAGCTTCGATATCTGCATAGAGGTTCTTCTCTGTTGGTTTCCCGGAACTTGCGCCATATCCAGAATAATCATATGAGAATATATTACAATTAATCCGTGATCCCAGTCCTATGTAAAAGCTGCTCATCTGACCAAGATCAACAGCATTTCCATGTGAGAAGAGTAAAGTATATTTGGCATTGGGTGAACAACGCACAAACATGCAGGCAATTCTGTTGCCTTTACTGGTTCTAGTCATGAAACACTCAATAGCATCTTTTTCTCTAGAAGAATATTGCCAGTCTGCTCGTTCTGAGAGATGTAAAGTCCAGCGGCTTCCACTTTCATCACACATCAAGGTATAAGTAGGATCAGGTGGCAAAAATGCTAATTTTGAAGCAATTTTCCCAGGGCAAGGCGGACAGCAGAAGAGGCAACATAGCTCACTAAATGAAAGATTATTcatcttctgaaaaagaaaaggagatagcaaatgttttaattattgaatATGGATTCTGTATTTTCATACAATAGAAGGTCAAAAACAAAGGCACTGGTAAATTCTACTGCTGCTCAGTGTCAACTGCTATTATTTCAAGTATCCTTTGCCTAAACAGATTTTTGACATCATTCTAGATATAATTTAAATCCTCTGGTGAGGCAAATATTCCTGACCAGGAGATACTCAACTATTACAGGACGTTTCAAATAGTAGTGATTATGTAATATTTAaccaaaatatgaaaactaaCATGAAGAGTAAAGGTAGTATCTGTTATTGCTCCATAGATAACAGCATAAGAGGTATGAAATATCTTTAGAATAGTGTGTAATTTCTGGGTTAAGTCAGTGAAAATTCTCAGAATCTCATGGAAAGGTAGGTATTTAACACGATACAGTAAATATATAATGATACCATATATATAATGATACCATATTCTATGTGTATTaccacatttaatcctcaaaacaaccctggTTGATCTGAGACCAGAAACTTGCACAGTGTGGGGCagcagtggagccaggatttgacaACAGGCTCAACCACTGTCCTACATCCCTGGGCTACACTGCCTCAAAGGCTCAGAAACTATTTGTCTTGGAAGCCTATCATTTTAGCCAGTGGCTCAAATAACC contains these protein-coding regions:
- the ABHD17B gene encoding alpha/beta hydrolase domain-containing protein 17B, with translation MNNLSFSELCCLFCCPPCPGKIASKLAFLPPDPTYTLMCDESGSRWTLHLSERADWQYSSREKDAIECFMTRTSKGNRIACMFVRCSPNAKYTLLFSHGNAVDLGQMSSFYIGLGSRINCNIFSYDYSGYGASSGKPTEKNLYADIEAAWLALRTRYGIRPENVIIYGQSIGTVPSVDLAARYESAAVILHSPLTSGMRVAFPDTKKTYCFDAFPNIDKISKITSPVLIIHGTEDEVIDFSHGLALFERCQRPVEPLWVEGAGHNDVELYGQYLERLKQFVSQELVNL